In a single window of the Cucumis melo cultivar AY chromosome 11, USDA_Cmelo_AY_1.0, whole genome shotgun sequence genome:
- the LOC103498444 gene encoding cytochrome P450 89A2-like: protein MGFFFVDFNILHLQRTKKMEIWFIILVSLCISSLLTSIFTHFRTSSNLPPGPPSIPIFTNFQWLRRSPLQIESLLRSFVTKYGPVVTLPIGNHPVIFIADRSIAHKALFEHGALFADRPPAPPLSKVISSNQYNISSASYGPLWRLLRRNLTSQILHSSRIRFYSQARKWVLDILLSRLQSHSQSKIPVLLVENFQYAMFCLLVLMCFGDKLEESQIREVEKVERELILSFQRFNIFNFWPKFTKILLRKRWEAFLQIRKNQENVLNRLIEERRKANKNRATKAQNEEKEESVVSYVDTLLDLELPNEDNRKLSNEEIVTLCSEFLNAGTDTTSTALQWIMANIVKNPKIQNKLLAEMKGILGNGSTEDEVKEEDLEKLPYLKAVVLEGLRPHPPGHFVLPHAVKEDAIFENYMIPKNGTVNFMVAEMGLDPKVWEDPMVFKPERFLKGGEGEGVVFDITGSKEIKMMPFGAGRRMCPGFGLAILHLEYFIANLVWRFEWKEVKGDEVRLEEKIEFTVVMEKPLKADIIPR, encoded by the coding sequence ATGGGGTTCTTTTTTGTTGATTTCAACATTCTCCATCTCCAACGCACAAAAAAAATGGAGATTTGGTTCATCATCCTCGTTTCCCTCTGCATCTCCTCTCTTCTCACCTCCATTTTTACCCATTTCCGAACCTCCTCCAACCTTCCACCGGGCCCTCCTTCAATTCCCATCTTCACTAATTTTCAATGGCTCCGCAGATCCCCTCTCCAAATTGAATCTCTTCTTCGCAGTTTCGTCACCAAATATGGCCCTGTCGTCACCCTCCCCATTGGCAATCACCCCGTCATCTTCATTGCCGACCGCTCCATTGCTCATAAAGCTCTTTTTGAACACGGCGCTCTCTTCGCCGACCGTCCTCCGGCACCTCCCTTGAGCAAGGTCATCTCTTCCAACCAATACAACATTAGCTCTGCCTCTTACGGTCCACTCTGGCGCCTCCTCCGTCGCAATCTCACTTCCCAAATCCTCCATTCTTCTCGTATAAGATTCTACAGCCAAGCTCGCAAGTGGGTTTTGGATATTCTTCTCAGTCGCCTTCAATCTCACTCACAATCTAAAATACCCGTCTTACTCGTCGAGAATTTTCAATATGCCATGTTTTGTTTGTTGGTGTTGATGTGTTTTGGGGATAAGCTTGAGGAGTCCCAGATTCGTGAAGTCGAGAAAGTAGAGCGAGAGCTTATATTGAGTTTTCAGCGTTTCAACATTTTCAATTTCTGGCCTAAATTCACAAAGATTTTGCTCAGAAAACGTTGGGAGGCCTTTCTCCAAATAAGAAAAAACCAAGAGAATGTCCTAAATCGTTTGATCGAAGAACGAAGGAAGGCCAATAAAAACAGGGCAACGAAAgctcaaaatgaagaaaaagaagaatctgTGGTGTCATATGTGGACACATTGCTCGATTTGGAGCTCCCCAATGAGGACAATAGAAAGCTTTCTAATGAGGAAATAGTCACCCTATGCTCAGAGTTCCTCAACGCTGGCACCGATACCACCTCAACAGCACTGCAATGGATAATGGCGAATATAGTGAAAAACCCAAAAATCCAGAACAAGCTCTTGGCAGAAATGAAAGGAATACTGGGAAATGGATCAACAGAGGATGAGGTGAAGGAAGAGGATTTGGAGAAACTTCCATATCTAAAAGCAGTGGTTTTAGAAGGGTTAAGACCACACCCACCAGGGCATTTCGTGTTACCACATGCAGTGAAAGAAGACGCgatatttgaaaattatatgATACCAAAGAATGGGACAGTAAATTTCATGGTGGCGGAGATGGGGTTGGATCCAAAAGTGTGGGAAGATCCAATGGTGTTTAAGCCGGAGAGATTCTTGAAAGGCGGCGAAGGAGAAGGAGTTGTATTTGATATAACAGGAAGCAAAGAGATAAAGATGATGCCGTTCGGAGCAGGGAGAAGGATGTGTCCTGGATTTGGTCTGGCAATTCTTCATTTGGAGTATTTCATTGCAAATTTGGTATGGAGGTTTGAATGGAAGGAAGTAAAGGGAGATGAAGTTAGATTGGAAGAGAAAATAGAGTTCACAGTGGTGATGGAAAAACCTTTGAAAGCTGACATAATTCCTAGGTGA